Within Marinomonas mediterranea MMB-1, the genomic segment GAGCGGCCAGCTTTAGTAACCGAGAAATCCTCGGCGCAAGAGGTGGGCGACGAACCAGTTATGCTGGCTAAACGCACTGGTGTTCCCGTTTGTGTATGTAAGCGCCGTATAGAGGCTGTGAAGCTCTTGGAGTCTACGTCTGATGTCGATGTTATTGTTAGTGATGATGGGATGCAGCACTATAGTCTAGATCGTGACATCGAAATAGCGATGATTGATGCTTCGCGAGGGGTTGGTAATGGCTTTTTACTCCCTGTTGGTCCGCTAAGAGAAAGCGTTGATCGACTTAATTATGTCGATTTTATTTTTAGCGTTGGGCGTCCTACCTTTAATATGGATTCGATTTTAAGCAGAGTGGATGTTTATCACGGTGAACTTAGTTTAACGGAGTTAAGGTCAGTCAAAGTTCCAACGAAAAAAATGTCATTGTCGCAATTAACGCAAGGAATGTGGCACGTTGTGGCAGGGATTGGAAATCCCAGTCGATTTTTGCAGACTCTAATCGAATCGGGCTTAAAAATGGACTCTAAATGCACTTGGTTTCCTGACCA encodes:
- the lpxK gene encoding tetraacyldisaccharide 4'-kinase: MSLEKKITDSWYRKKIGVTWLFAPLLPIVKYITYRKRTDFVNKKGVYRSSLPVIVVGNITVGGTGKSPMVVALCQLLKEKGFSPAIVSRGHGGNNERPALVTEKSSAQEVGDEPVMLAKRTGVPVCVCKRRIEAVKLLESTSDVDVIVSDDGMQHYSLDRDIEIAMIDASRGVGNGFLLPVGPLRESVDRLNYVDFIFSVGRPTFNMDSILSRVDVYHGELSLTELRSVKVPTKKMSLSQLTQGMWHVVAGIGNPSRFLQTLIESGLKMDSKCTWFPDHHHYKKADLPDDRVIMTEKDAVKCAFIADEESDWWYMPVSLELTDQFKTALLGRLNNVVREKSNE